The DNA segment AATCTTAACCTATTTCGTCCGTATAATCCATCACAAGATACATGAGAGTTTCTTGGTCTGTTGGATTGGAATACTCATGCGAAACATCGGCTTTAAAAAATACAGAATCTTTTGGTTCTAGTTCCACAACTTTTTCGCCAACGCGTAACCGCAGTTTGCCGGAAACAACAACCAAGTTTTCAGTAGTTCCTGTTTTATGTGGTTCGGCAACTTCATGCCCGCCAGGTTTTAAAATGAGTTCATAAAATTCTGTTTTGCGATTTCCAAGAAATGGGAAAAGCGCACGGCTAGCAAAGACTTTGGAATTGGAATATAAAACTTTGGAATTTTCCGCTTTGAGGATATGGATTCCGTCTTGGTTTTTTTCTTTGAGGAGTTCAGAAAAAGGAACATTGAGTCCGTTTGCAATTTTCCATAACACAGAAATCGTAGGAACCGATTTCCCTTGTTCGATCTGCGATAACATCGCACGGCTCACTCCACAACGATTTGCGAGTTTATCCAAAGAAAAACCTTTTGTATGGCGGATGAGTTTCAGGTTTTCTTTGACGACATCTGTTATATAATCGCCAGACTCTGAAATCAATTGGTCTATTCCGTCACTCGGTTGCTCTACTTTACTTACCATTGTCCAAGCGTCCAATATAACAGAGGTACTGTCAAGAAACTAACGTTTGATCCTTTCTTTTTTCTCTTCCACCACAAAGACCGGGGGGAGCTTCAGACCTTGCGGAAATTTTTTGTGAATTTCTTTGGCTGTTCCGCGAAAACTGGTTTCGTTGGCCATGGAGATTCCGAGGGCAAGGAATATTTGCCGGTCCCCAGGTAGGATCTTTGCCAAGGTTTCCAGGCAATGTTTGGCCCGGTAAGGTGTTTCATAAAAGGCA comes from the Leptospira bourretii genome and includes:
- a CDS encoding helix-turn-helix domain-containing protein, translated to MVSKVEQPSDGIDQLISESGDYITDVVKENLKLIRHTKGFSLDKLANRCGVSRAMLSQIEQGKSVPTISVLWKIANGLNVPFSELLKEKNQDGIHILKAENSKVLYSNSKVFASRALFPFLGNRKTEFYELILKPGGHEVAEPHKTGTTENLVVVSGKLRLRVGEKVVELEPKDSVFFKADVSHEYSNPTDQETLMYLVMDYTDEIG